Genomic window (Arachis hypogaea cultivar Tifrunner chromosome 13, arahy.Tifrunner.gnm2.J5K5, whole genome shotgun sequence):
aaaaaaagtatagaaattTATATGCAAGTAATATTTACGTGAAATTAATatctatttaataatttttaattattagttattttggcTAAATTTTGTTGGTTACCAAATATCtcctttaattttataattagacaATTTCACGTAAATATCACTTAAAAGGAatcaaattaataagaaaaagtaTACGTTATCAAGAGAGAGTCTGCCAACTATTACCAACACGTGATAAATTAGGATTAAACCATGATTAACTTAGATGTAGCTTTATTTAGTAGATGAACTTCATATCCAGCCCAACTCAAGTTGGTAGATTTTGATAGATAAAAAATTGGTAACGTAGCACTACTGAATTAATAATTGCCTGACTCAAGGGTTAACTTGTAGAGTATAATTGCCTGCTATTTGATAGTAGGTTCCATTGTTTCTCTGATGCCAGCCATTCTGCACAAGCACAagcaaatattaataataatggaACTTGAATCCAAAGAGCGTCGGAGGCTGGAGACAATTCCAATAATGAAATGAATCAATTCTCGTCTTTCTAATTACATTAGCAGTCTTTGATCGCGTACAAACTAAAACCAGAGTGTAAATTTGTGTCAAGGAGCATATAGAAGAGGGCTAAATCTAAGGTGTGTGAAACTACAAATAGAATGAGGAGGGCAGGAGAAGAataaaagaatccaagaaaacaTGTATGTATCTAAGCTCTTGATGGACTTTCGTTAATGGTCTCCAGTGCGGGCCTCCAAGATCTCAGCTTCGAGTACGTTTCATCAGTCTCAGCACCAGCATCAGCAAGTGATCGTAGTTTCTCGGGCTGTGGAGGACACATGCATACAAAAAAGTGGCTAAATATTGTATTAGCGAAATTGTTAAGGGTTGGCCTGGATCGGGATGCCTTGTAATTGAAGGAGCTCAACTCGTCGTGGGTGAGGACGGAGTATAGGAGGTCCATTGGCAGAAGGAAGTAGAATTTTCGGCCCTGAAGCTCTTGGTGGGCTAGCAGGCCTTGGATGCGGTGCCCTACTTTCAGGTAACCAGAATCACACACAAAGTGCCCTGGGTATTCAACCATCAGCTCTCCTGCTCTCATTGCTTTTCTGTACGCCTCCACCCTCCCGTCATCCACCAATAGCACCTTAAACACCTCTTTCTTCTTCCGATTGCATGAACTACCCCCATTCCCCATttccatacatacatacatacatacacctTCTTACAATAGTCTCTATTTATATTCTTGCAACCTGCCTACCTGCCTGCCTGTCGCACACACATAAGACTAGCTACttcattctctttttcttcctcGGCCTTCTTAGTTTATTGGGTATCTTTAATTTATTGCCATATTTTTATGTTACTTTTCTCTATCTTTAATAATACTCATGTTTGTCGCATTGGAGCAgattgatatataaatatattcaaaactaaaaaattttccatCTGACAGCAGATATGAGGACAGAAAGTTGGTATGTGGCTTTAGGACTTTTAATTATAATCTTTTTGTGACTGTTCCTCGCCCACCTGTGCAATTTAAGGATCatcttcttttctaatttcaatgtTAGTTTGAAAATGCCACAAATGAAGGAAATATATATGTCCAACCTGTCACTAATTTGGCCTATATGACTTTAATAATATTTGGGAATATGAATGCACATACATGATACATCTGCTATTTGCGGGCACCACCCTTCTGATCTGTTGTCTAGTTTATTGGAGTGCACATGGAGAGGACTGGAGTATAGATAATCTCTCGACCTCACTTAGGACACCACCAAGCTAATGATTAGTTATGGTATCTAGCATTAATTAGCAATGGTTTGATTTTGTAGCATTAACAAAATGGACCATGAACATCTACAATCTACATTTGATTGCAGGTCAAATCTTTGTTTGATATCGTGTCGCTATCATATGCTagcttgtaatatatatatatatatatatatatatatatatatatatatatatatatattcccatTGATGCATGAATGGACAGTCTTTCTTCATGCACTTGCACCTACTTAGGCCCTAGGGTCGACCTGTTAGTTGTCAATTTGTCATCATGTGCTCTGCTGTTAGTATTTCCAGATAATCATACTTTGGCATCTCATATATGTATAGGTTTCTTTTCATCTTTcacaaaataataacaaattattacTGCATTTGGATAAAGTATACATCAATAATTGATTATGAACCTAATCTATTATCACCTTAATTATTGTTTTTAAGCAAAATCATATGATATTTCCAAAAACAAAAACCAGTTTTTCTTTTAGCACCAACCAAGATATTGTCCTTATCAAAAGATTGTGGGTTTTGATTTCTAATACACAACTAGATGTCTGCCTTGATACTGTCTCTTTTTCTCTCGGATGAAAATTACTTATACAATAAAGTGTAGATCAGACATAAATAGGATAGGAAATAGATCTTAATTTGAGTGGTGAGTTTCggtcaaaaataaagaaaataattttattgaaaaaataaaatataaattaatattaatttaggaatttgatttaatacattattaatgtaaaataattcttttttgtTGTCCACAGACAAATAAATTGACCACTCGACCAATCTAAATTAgttagtgtaaaataattttatataaatatttaattatataatatcatatTAATACAAATAACTACTTTTACTCTCGTAAGTAGTCATTAcaagaataaatatgattaaataattatttaaaacattttatattatgaatgtattaaaattaaactcttaagttaaatataaaacaaatagcCGATGGGAATGGAAccatatagtaaaaaaaattatgggTTAACCAACCAAAAGTGTCTCCGAATTAGTTAAATACtgacaaaaaaaatccaaattttactaTCGATACAAAtgccttcaaataatttaaaaacacaacaataatacccaataataaatatatttttttaaaaaataccttagaaattgaattttgatataattttttacaagcataattataaaaataatatattattatacataaaaattggtgatttttttgttaagtatataatttttttatattatttttgttaacaaccaataatacttttaaaaaatcaaaaaataatatatacttaataaaaaatcaccaaattttaagaataataatatctcatttttctaattatgcttgcaaaaaattgcatcaaaattcaatctctaatatattttttgagaaatacatatttaatgttagttcttttgcaagattatctaacattaaatatgtatttctcaaaaaatatattagagattgaattttgatacaattttttgcaagtatgattaaaaaaaatgagatattagtatccttaaaatttggtgattttttgttgagtatatatatatatatatatatatttgtaattcttttgttaacaactaata
Coding sequences:
- the LOC112771561 gene encoding uncharacterized protein, which gives rise to MGNGGSSCNRKKKEVFKVLLVDDGRVEAYRKAMRAGELMVEYPGHFVCDSGYLKVGHRIQGLLAHQELQGRKFYFLLPMDLLYSVLTHDELSSFNYKASRSRPTLNNFANTIFSHFFVCMCPPQPEKLRSLADAGAETDETYSKLRSWRPALETINESPSRA